The following are encoded in a window of Streptococcus pasteurianus genomic DNA:
- the trmFO gene encoding methylenetetrahydrofolate--tRNA-(uracil(54)-C(5))-methyltransferase (FADH(2)-oxidizing) TrmFO: MSQSSYINVIGAGLAGSEAAYQIAKRGIPVKLYEMRGKKATPQHKTDKFAELVCSNSLRGDSLTNAVGLLKEEMRRLDSVIMKAAESTRVPAGGALAVDRDGFSQMVTDEVTNHPLIEVIREEITEIPTDAITVIASGPLTSDALAEKIHELNGGDGFYFYDAAAPIVDKNSIDMDKVYLKSRYDKGEAAYLNCPMTKEEFMAFHEALVNAEEAPLNSFEKEKYFEGCMPIEVMAKRGIKTMLYGPMKPVGLEYPDDYKGPRDGEFKTPYAVVQLRQDNAAGSLFNIVGFQTHLKWGEQKRVFRMIPGLENAEFVRYGVMHRNSYMDSPNLLTETFATRQNSDLFFAGQMTGVEGYVESAASGLVAGINAVRRFKGEEVVIFPQTTAIGSLPHYITHAESKHFQPMNVNFGIVKELDGPRIRDKKERYEKVAERALNDLQDYLNV, translated from the coding sequence TTGTCTCAATCATCATATATTAACGTTATAGGAGCTGGTTTAGCGGGCTCTGAAGCTGCATATCAGATTGCTAAACGTGGCATTCCAGTAAAACTTTATGAAATGCGTGGTAAGAAAGCAACACCACAACACAAAACAGATAAATTTGCGGAATTGGTCTGCTCAAATTCGCTGCGCGGTGATAGCTTAACAAACGCTGTCGGTCTGCTTAAAGAAGAAATGCGTCGTCTAGACTCTGTTATCATGAAGGCAGCAGAAAGCACGCGCGTCCCCGCTGGTGGTGCTTTAGCGGTTGATCGTGACGGTTTCTCACAAATGGTGACAGATGAAGTGACAAATCACCCACTTATCGAAGTCATTCGTGAAGAAATCACAGAAATTCCAACTGATGCCATTACTGTTATCGCTAGTGGTCCTTTAACATCAGATGCACTTGCTGAAAAAATTCATGAATTGAACGGTGGCGACGGTTTTTATTTCTATGATGCCGCAGCGCCAATCGTTGATAAAAATTCTATCGATATGGACAAGGTTTATTTGAAATCACGTTACGATAAAGGAGAAGCTGCCTATCTTAACTGTCCAATGACCAAAGAGGAATTTATGGCGTTCCATGAAGCGCTTGTCAATGCCGAAGAAGCTCCGCTTAATAGCTTTGAAAAAGAAAAATATTTTGAAGGTTGTATGCCGATTGAAGTTATGGCAAAACGCGGCATTAAAACAATGCTCTATGGTCCAATGAAGCCTGTTGGCTTAGAATACCCAGATGACTACAAAGGACCTCGTGACGGTGAATTCAAGACACCATATGCCGTTGTTCAATTACGTCAAGATAATGCTGCTGGTAGTCTCTTTAACATCGTTGGTTTCCAAACACACCTTAAATGGGGTGAGCAAAAACGTGTTTTCCGCATGATTCCAGGTCTTGAAAATGCCGAATTTGTCCGTTATGGCGTAATGCACCGTAACTCTTACATGGATTCTCCAAATCTTTTGACTGAAACATTTGCCACACGCCAAAATTCAGACCTTTTCTTTGCTGGTCAAATGACAGGGGTTGAGGGATATGTGGAATCAGCCGCTTCAGGGCTAGTTGCTGGTATCAACGCTGTACGTCGTTTTAAAGGAGAAGAAGTGGTTATCTTCCCGCAAACGACTGCTATCGGCTCTCTTCCACATTACATTACACATGCCGAAAGCAAACATTTCCAACCAATGAATGTTAACTTCGGTATTGTTA
- a CDS encoding DUF3307 domain-containing protein, with protein MSITGLSHYLSQNPILTLLLICHFLSDFQLQSQTVADRKNTDKTYLLIHLIWVAIPLILVTIFVPNIWGISLLILLSHSIIDFGKPHVANSFKLNPLVTFLLDQMLHLGIILLLAPLAKGVVLPNILTREVLNIILFIVLITKPTNVFFKIFFQKYQPESSQKMDTIPGAGATIGLLERIVMSICIIFNQFASIGLVFTAKSIARYNKISESPTFAEYYLIGSLFSILSVLLSAWICLF; from the coding sequence ATGTCAATCACAGGTCTTTCTCACTATCTTAGCCAAAATCCTATATTAACCCTATTACTGATTTGTCACTTTTTGTCAGACTTTCAGTTGCAAAGCCAAACAGTTGCCGACCGTAAAAATACCGATAAAACTTACCTTTTGATTCATCTCATTTGGGTAGCTATTCCGTTAATTTTGGTAACTATTTTTGTCCCAAACATCTGGGGCATTAGCTTGCTTATTTTGCTGAGTCATTCTATTATTGACTTTGGAAAACCTCATGTGGCTAATAGTTTCAAGCTAAATCCGTTGGTAACTTTCCTTTTGGACCAAATGTTACATCTAGGAATTATACTTTTACTTGCCCCGCTTGCCAAAGGTGTAGTTTTGCCAAATATCTTAACAAGAGAAGTGCTTAATATTATTCTATTTATCGTCTTGATTACAAAACCGACTAATGTCTTTTTCAAGATTTTCTTTCAAAAATACCAGCCAGAGAGCAGTCAAAAAATGGATACCATTCCAGGTGCTGGAGCAACGATTGGACTTTTGGAACGTATTGTGATGAGTATTTGTATCATTTTCAATCAATTCGCTTCAATCGGACTTGTTTTTACTGCTAAATCAATCGCTCGTTATAATAAAATTTCCGAAAGCCCCACATTTGCAGAATACTATCTCATTGGGTCACTTTTCAGTATTTTAAGTGTTTTACTATCTGCTTGGATTTGTTTGTTTTAA
- a CDS encoding SatD family protein — protein sequence MNYFALIGDIIDSKKIDNRYQAQKTLEACLNELNIEFKDVLVSKLSITLGDEFQGLLTLDAPLFQVIDRINFAMQPYQVRFGLGLGEILTDINPEQSIGADGPAYWHARKAINYIHQKNDYGNTQIAVSFEDDTKVNIINTLIASSEAIKSNWRASQEIILQELLKLSIYDEHFDQQILGKQLELSTSALSKRLKSSNIKVYLRTRNCALNLFKNAGEELN from the coding sequence ATGAATTATTTTGCATTAATTGGAGATATTATTGATTCCAAAAAAATCGATAATCGTTACCAAGCCCAAAAAACATTGGAGGCTTGCCTAAACGAGTTAAATATTGAATTTAAAGATGTCTTGGTTTCAAAATTATCTATCACTTTAGGTGATGAATTTCAAGGATTGTTAACCTTGGACGCCCCTTTATTTCAGGTAATTGACCGTATTAACTTCGCAATGCAGCCTTATCAAGTACGTTTTGGTCTTGGCTTAGGAGAAATTCTGACAGATATTAACCCAGAGCAAAGCATTGGCGCTGACGGTCCCGCTTACTGGCACGCTAGAAAAGCAATCAATTACATCCACCAAAAAAATGATTACGGCAATACGCAAATCGCTGTTTCCTTTGAAGATGACACCAAGGTAAACATTATTAATACACTGATTGCCAGTAGCGAAGCAATTAAGTCCAATTGGCGCGCTAGCCAAGAAATTATCTTGCAGGAACTTTTAAAACTTAGTATTTATGATGAGCATTTTGACCAACAAATTTTGGGAAAACAGCTCGAATTAAGCACAAGTGCGCTGTCAAAACGATTGAAAAGCAGCAATATCAAGGTTTACCTACGAACACGAAATTGTGCGTTAAATCTGTTTAAAAACGCTGGAGAGGAGTTAAACTAA
- the topA gene encoding type I DNA topoisomerase, whose protein sequence is MATTTTTNAPTAVKKSSKKTIKKKTSAKKNLVIVESPAKAKTIEKYLGRNYKVVASVGHIRDLKKSSMSIDFENNYEPQYINIRGKGPLINDLKKEAKKSKKVYLASDPDREGEAISWHLAHILDLDENDKNRVVFNEITKDAVKNAFVEPRQIDMDLVDAQQARRVLDRIVGYSISPLLWKKVKKGLSAGRVQSVALKLIIDRENEIKAFKPEEYWTIDGFFKKGTKKFQASFYGIDGKKLKLETNEDVQKVLALLTSDEFTVAKVEKKERRRNAPLPYTTSSLQQDAANKINFRTRKTMMVAQQLYEGISLGKSGTQGLITYMRTDSTRISPIAQNDAANFITERFGEKYSKHGSRVKNASGAQDAHEAIRPSNVNLTPESIAKHLDKDQLKLYTLIWNRFVASQMTAAVFDTMKVNLEQNSVRFTANGSQVKFDGYLAVYNDSDKNKMLPDMVEGDIVKKVSTNPEQHFTQPPARYSEATLIKTLEENGVGRPSTYAPTLDVIQRRYYVRLAAKRFEPTELGEIVNNLIVEFFPDIVDVKFTADMEGKLDEVEEGKQQWQKVIDEFYKPFEKELAKAETEIEKIQIKDEPAGFDCDVCGHPMVIKLGRYGKFYACSNFPECHNTKAITKEIGVTCPVCGKGQVIERKTKRNRIFYGCDRYPECEFTSWDKPVGRSCPKSGDFLVEKKIRGGGKQVVCSNEECDYEEAKIK, encoded by the coding sequence ATGGCAACGACTACTACTACGAATGCCCCAACAGCTGTTAAAAAATCAAGCAAAAAAACAATAAAGAAAAAAACATCTGCCAAGAAAAATTTGGTTATTGTGGAATCTCCAGCTAAGGCAAAAACAATTGAAAAATATCTCGGACGTAATTATAAAGTTGTAGCCTCAGTAGGACATATCCGCGATTTGAAAAAATCAAGCATGTCTATTGATTTTGAAAATAATTATGAACCACAATATATTAATATTCGTGGTAAAGGTCCATTGATTAACGACCTTAAAAAAGAAGCGAAAAAGTCTAAAAAAGTTTATCTCGCAAGTGACCCGGACCGTGAAGGAGAAGCGATTTCTTGGCACTTAGCCCATATTTTAGATCTTGATGAGAATGACAAAAACCGTGTTGTTTTCAATGAAATCACCAAAGACGCTGTCAAAAATGCTTTTGTTGAACCACGCCAAATCGATATGGATTTAGTAGATGCCCAACAAGCGCGTCGTGTTCTCGACCGTATCGTGGGATATTCTATCTCACCATTGCTTTGGAAAAAAGTTAAAAAAGGTCTTTCAGCAGGACGTGTTCAATCCGTTGCATTAAAACTAATCATTGACCGCGAAAATGAAATCAAAGCCTTTAAACCAGAAGAATACTGGACAATTGACGGTTTCTTTAAAAAAGGAACGAAGAAATTCCAAGCTTCATTTTATGGCATTGATGGCAAAAAATTAAAACTCGAAACGAATGAAGATGTTCAAAAAGTTCTTGCTTTATTGACTAGTGATGAATTTACCGTAGCTAAGGTTGAAAAGAAAGAACGTCGTCGCAATGCACCACTTCCTTATACGACATCATCTCTCCAACAAGATGCTGCTAATAAAATCAACTTCCGTACACGTAAAACCATGATGGTTGCACAGCAATTGTACGAAGGTATCAGTCTTGGTAAGAGCGGAACGCAAGGTTTGATTACCTATATGCGTACTGACTCAACACGTATCAGTCCAATTGCGCAAAATGATGCCGCAAACTTTATCACAGAACGTTTCGGTGAAAAATACTCTAAACACGGTAGCCGTGTTAAAAATGCTTCAGGAGCTCAAGATGCTCACGAAGCCATTCGCCCTTCAAATGTCAATCTAACACCAGAATCAATCGCTAAGCACTTAGATAAAGACCAATTAAAACTTTACACATTGATTTGGAATCGTTTTGTTGCCAGTCAAATGACAGCAGCAGTCTTTGACACAATGAAAGTTAACTTGGAGCAAAATAGCGTACGCTTTACTGCCAATGGTAGTCAAGTAAAATTTGACGGTTACTTAGCCGTATATAACGATTCTGACAAGAATAAGATGTTGCCTGACATGGTTGAAGGTGATATTGTTAAGAAAGTGTCAACAAATCCTGAACAACACTTTACGCAACCACCAGCTCGTTATTCTGAAGCAACACTTATTAAAACATTGGAAGAAAATGGAGTTGGGCGTCCGTCAACTTATGCACCAACACTTGACGTTATCCAAAGACGTTACTATGTTCGCTTAGCTGCGAAACGTTTTGAACCTACGGAACTTGGTGAAATCGTTAATAATTTGATTGTTGAATTCTTCCCTGATATTGTTGATGTCAAATTTACCGCTGATATGGAAGGTAAACTTGATGAAGTCGAAGAAGGCAAACAGCAATGGCAAAAAGTTATCGATGAATTTTACAAACCATTTGAAAAAGAACTTGCCAAAGCCGAAACAGAAATCGAAAAAATTCAAATCAAAGATGAGCCAGCTGGCTTTGATTGTGATGTTTGTGGACACCCAATGGTTATCAAGTTAGGTCGTTATGGTAAATTCTACGCTTGTAGCAATTTCCCAGAGTGTCACAATACAAAAGCAATCACTAAAGAAATCGGCGTGACTTGTCCAGTCTGTGGCAAAGGTCAAGTAATTGAGCGTAAAACCAAACGCAATCGTATTTTCTATGGTTGTGACCGTTATCCTGAATGTGAATTTACATCATGGGATAAACCTGTCGGACGTTCTTGTCCAAAATCTGGAGACTTCTTGGTTGAGAAGAAAATCCGCGGTGGTGGTAAACAAGTCGTCTGCAGCAATGAAGAATGCGACTACGAAGAAGCAAAAATTAAATAA
- the dprA gene encoding DNA-processing protein DprA produces MNNFELFKLKKAGLTNLNILAILDYQEKQEKSLSLRNMAVVSKCKNPILFMEKYKALDIKELRKEFNCFPSVSILDDEYPLELKHCYNPPVLLFYQGNLELLNRPKMAVVGARTASATGTKSVQKIVQELGNHFVIVSGLARGIDTSAHLSSLKNGGASIAVIGCGLDVYYPKENKQLQEYMVKNHLVLSEYVAGEAPLKFHFPERNRIIAGLSQGVIVVEAKLRSGSLITCERALEEGRDVFAIPGNILDGKSDGCHHLIKEGAKCVTSGLDILSEYQI; encoded by the coding sequence ATGAATAATTTTGAATTGTTTAAATTAAAAAAAGCAGGATTAACAAATCTTAATATTTTAGCTATTTTGGATTATCAAGAAAAGCAAGAGAAATCACTATCTTTGCGTAATATGGCAGTCGTCTCAAAATGTAAAAATCCTATCCTTTTTATGGAAAAATACAAAGCACTGGACATCAAAGAATTGCGCAAAGAATTTAATTGTTTTCCTAGTGTTTCCATACTAGATGACGAATACCCATTAGAACTCAAACATTGTTATAATCCACCTGTTTTGCTGTTTTATCAAGGAAATTTAGAATTACTCAATCGCCCCAAAATGGCAGTAGTAGGAGCAAGAACAGCATCAGCAACAGGGACAAAATCCGTACAGAAAATTGTCCAAGAACTCGGGAATCATTTTGTTATCGTTAGTGGGTTGGCGCGTGGCATTGATACCAGTGCGCATTTATCATCTCTAAAAAACGGTGGTGCATCGATTGCCGTTATCGGTTGTGGACTGGACGTTTATTATCCCAAAGAAAATAAGCAGTTGCAGGAGTACATGGTTAAAAATCACCTCGTATTAAGTGAGTACGTAGCAGGAGAAGCACCGCTGAAATTCCATTTTCCAGAGCGAAATCGTATTATTGCAGGTTTATCACAAGGCGTTATCGTAGTAGAAGCTAAGCTGCGCTCAGGCAGTTTGATTACGTGCGAAAGAGCATTGGAAGAAGGACGAGACGTTTTTGCCATTCCAGGAAATATTTTAGATGGAAAATCTGATGGCTGTCATCATTTGATAAAAGAGGGCGCAAAATGCGTCACATCAGGCTTAGATATCCTTTCGGAATATCAAATATAA
- a CDS encoding sugar O-acetyltransferase: protein MTSEKEKMLAGQLYDAGDAELTAMRLEARRKMKLFNNEDDRDKQREIIKTLFGSTGEKLAMNPRFVCDYGSNIYVGENFYANYNCTMLDICEIHIGDNAMFGTNCQLLTPLHPLDAKERISGLEYGAPITIGDNAWFGGGVTILPGVTLGDNVVVGAGAVVTKSFGDNVVLAGNPAKIIKTLD from the coding sequence ATGACAAGCGAAAAAGAAAAAATGTTAGCTGGGCAACTATACGATGCTGGAGATGCAGAGCTAACTGCCATGCGTCTGGAAGCACGCCGAAAAATGAAGTTGTTTAATAACGAGGACGACCGTGATAAGCAAAGAGAAATTATAAAAACTCTGTTTGGGTCAACAGGTGAAAAATTGGCAATGAATCCACGTTTTGTTTGTGATTATGGTTCAAATATTTATGTGGGTGAGAATTTCTATGCCAATTATAACTGTACCATGCTTGATATCTGCGAGATTCACATTGGCGACAACGCAATGTTTGGAACAAATTGTCAATTGTTAACACCGTTACACCCACTTGATGCCAAAGAACGTATTTCAGGTCTTGAATACGGTGCACCAATCACTATTGGAGATAATGCTTGGTTTGGCGGCGGCGTGACCATTCTACCTGGGGTTACCTTAGGAGACAACGTTGTCGTTGGTGCTGGCGCAGTCGTCACAAAATCTTTTGGCGATAACGTGGTTCTCGCTGGAAATCCTGCAAAAATCATAAAAACGCTTGATTAA
- a CDS encoding ribonuclease HII, with protein sequence MATVKEIKEALAAIESLDDACWQAYDSDSRAGVQKAIQQRKKAIQADIDEDLRLENMLRYEKELYQQGYQAIAGIDEVGRGPLAGPVVTACVILPKNCKIKHLNDSKKIPKKHHEEIYQEILARALGIGIGIVDNNVIDQINIYEATKVGMLQAINQLKGEVTKPDYLLIDAMHLETSIPQQSLLKGDANSLSIAAASIVAKVTRDRMMADYANDYPGYAFEKNVGYGTKEHLEGLKKYGITPIHRKTFEPIKSMLKEP encoded by the coding sequence ATGGCGACCGTTAAAGAAATCAAAGAAGCGCTAGCAGCGATTGAGAGCCTTGATGACGCATGCTGGCAAGCTTATGACTCAGATAGTCGTGCAGGGGTCCAAAAGGCGATTCAGCAGCGAAAAAAAGCTATTCAAGCGGATATTGATGAAGACTTACGCTTGGAAAATATGCTGCGCTACGAAAAAGAACTTTATCAACAAGGTTACCAAGCCATTGCTGGGATTGATGAAGTTGGTAGAGGACCATTAGCAGGACCTGTTGTCACAGCGTGCGTTATTCTTCCAAAAAATTGTAAAATTAAACACCTCAATGATTCTAAAAAAATTCCTAAGAAGCACCACGAGGAAATCTATCAAGAAATCCTTGCGCGTGCTTTAGGAATTGGAATCGGAATTGTTGACAATAATGTCATTGACCAGATTAATATCTACGAAGCTACAAAAGTCGGTATGTTGCAAGCCATTAATCAACTGAAAGGTGAGGTGACAAAACCTGATTATCTTTTAATTGATGCCATGCATTTGGAAACTTCGATTCCACAACAATCACTCCTCAAAGGTGATGCCAACTCCTTATCAATTGCAGCGGCTTCTATCGTTGCTAAAGTAACACGTGACCGCATGATGGCTGACTATGCCAATGATTATCCTGGGTATGCCTTTGAAAAAAACGTTGGCTATGGAACCAAAGAGCACTTAGAAGGTCTAAAAAAATATGGCATCACACCAATTCACCGTAAAACATTCGAACCAATAAAATCCATGCTAAAGGAGCCTTAA
- the ylqF gene encoding ribosome biogenesis GTPase YlqF, producing MATIQWFPGHMSKARRQVQENLKHVDFVTILVDARLPLSSQNPMLTKIVGDKPKLMILNKADLADSNRTKEWRNYFEKQGIKTLAVNSKEQATVKLVTDAAKSLMADKLAKLRERGIQKETLRTMIIGIPNAGKSTLMNRLAGKKIAVVGNKPGVTKGQQWLKSNKDLEILDTPGILWPKFEDEIVGLKLALTGAIKDQLLPMDEVTIFGLNFFKEYYPERLVERFKGISLEEEAPEIIMAMTQKLGFRNDYDRFYSLFVKDVREGKLGRYTLDVVGEVENGDR from the coding sequence ATGGCTACTATTCAATGGTTTCCTGGGCATATGTCGAAAGCACGCCGACAAGTTCAGGAAAATCTGAAACACGTTGATTTTGTGACAATTTTAGTTGACGCTCGTTTGCCACTATCAAGCCAAAATCCAATGTTAACCAAAATCGTTGGAGATAAACCGAAATTAATGATTTTGAACAAAGCCGACCTTGCTGATAGTAATCGTACAAAAGAATGGCGTAACTATTTTGAAAAACAAGGCATCAAAACCCTAGCCGTTAATTCAAAAGAACAAGCTACTGTAAAATTGGTAACCGATGCCGCCAAATCATTAATGGCTGATAAATTAGCTAAATTACGTGAACGTGGCATTCAAAAAGAAACTTTGCGTACAATGATTATTGGTATTCCAAACGCTGGTAAATCAACATTAATGAACCGTTTGGCAGGTAAAAAAATTGCAGTCGTTGGCAATAAACCTGGGGTTACTAAAGGACAACAATGGCTTAAGTCTAATAAAGACTTGGAAATCCTAGATACTCCAGGGATTCTTTGGCCAAAATTCGAGGACGAAATAGTGGGGCTCAAACTCGCTTTAACAGGTGCTATTAAGGACCAGCTTTTGCCAATGGATGAAGTAACGATTTTTGGGCTTAATTTCTTTAAAGAATACTATCCAGAACGTCTTGTTGAACGCTTCAAAGGTATCAGCTTAGAAGAAGAAGCGCCTGAGATTATTATGGCTATGACACAAAAATTGGGCTTTCGTAATGATTATGACCGTTTTTATAGCCTTTTTGTTAAAGATGTCCGCGAAGGCAAACTTGGTCGTTACACTTTGGATGTCGTAGGAGAAGTTGAAAATGGCGACCGTTAA
- a CDS encoding sensor histidine kinase gives MSFFAFLEEKITEILFQLFFLTLVAFLLIFYGVDTLFVVLLVILFIGIQGLFQWCLYRKKRKTSQHIIDLVDGLEETYYIADILPKPKEFQNEAYYYALKKACKSMNDEIGKITEEKQDYQEYVESFTHEIKIPIGALSLTLDNTKNYTLKKETDKMFQLVEQMLYYARSENTEKDYFVKQLQLDEVIHNIILKFRHALMERKVIINIHDIENVVYTDEKWLTFILSQIVQNAIKYFDKQENKLTIYSQDNGTNILLVIEDNGCGIKTSDLSRVFEKGFTGSNRSKANATGMGLYLSKKLCDRLGLKLDIASMEKEYTRLTITFPKGTVHNFSE, from the coding sequence GTGAGCTTTTTTGCATTCTTAGAAGAAAAAATAACAGAGATATTGTTTCAACTTTTCTTTCTTACCTTAGTAGCATTTCTCTTGATTTTCTACGGTGTAGATACGCTATTTGTTGTATTGCTGGTAATTCTGTTCATCGGCATACAAGGGCTTTTTCAATGGTGTTTGTATCGGAAGAAACGTAAGACTTCACAACATATTATTGATTTAGTAGACGGACTGGAAGAAACCTACTATATTGCAGACATTTTACCAAAGCCAAAAGAATTTCAAAATGAAGCCTATTACTACGCACTAAAAAAAGCCTGCAAATCTATGAATGATGAAATCGGTAAAATCACAGAGGAAAAGCAGGATTATCAAGAATATGTGGAAAGTTTCACCCATGAAATTAAAATACCGATAGGGGCATTGTCTTTGACGCTTGATAATACGAAAAATTACACGTTAAAAAAAGAAACAGACAAGATGTTTCAGTTAGTGGAACAAATGCTCTATTATGCAAGAAGTGAAAACACGGAAAAGGACTATTTTGTAAAACAGTTGCAGTTAGACGAAGTGATACATAATATCATTCTGAAATTCCGCCATGCACTTATGGAAAGGAAAGTAATTATCAATATCCATGACATAGAGAATGTCGTTTATACTGATGAAAAATGGCTGACATTCATTTTATCTCAAATCGTGCAAAATGCGATTAAGTATTTTGACAAGCAGGAAAATAAACTGACGATATACAGTCAAGACAACGGAACAAATATACTGCTTGTGATTGAAGATAACGGCTGTGGAATAAAAACATCTGATTTATCCCGTGTATTTGAAAAAGGTTTTACTGGTTCAAATAGAAGCAAAGCAAATGCAACGGGTATGGGACTGTATTTATCGAAAAAATTATGCGATAGATTGGGTTTGAAATTGGATATTGCTTCTATGGAAAAAGAATATACAAGACTGACAATTACATTTCCAAAAGGAACAGTTCATAATTTTTCAGAGTAA
- a CDS encoding response regulator transcription factor: MRIAIIEDDEITRLELSKLLNTQGYETVLLTDFENLTEELKQYCVELVLLDINLPYENGYEVCRKIKQVMPVPIIFVTSRDTNADELKSIQVGGIDFITKPYDTLILLEKIKRALQLSNPNNFRELVKKDCTLDLHLSILKYQEKSIELTRNEFRILYYFFMNEDKVISKEELLEKLWNDKYYLDENVLLVNMTRLKKKMKEIGIVHLLENIRGKGWKL, translated from the coding sequence ATGAGAATAGCAATTATTGAAGATGATGAAATCACTCGTCTGGAGCTTTCTAAATTATTGAACACACAAGGATATGAAACAGTCTTATTGACTGATTTTGAAAATTTGACAGAGGAATTAAAGCAATATTGCGTAGAGCTGGTTTTGCTTGATATTAACCTCCCGTATGAAAATGGCTATGAGGTATGCAGGAAAATCAAACAAGTTATGCCAGTACCTATTATCTTTGTAACAAGCAGAGATACAAATGCTGACGAATTGAAAAGTATTCAAGTGGGCGGAATTGACTTTATCACAAAGCCTTATGACACACTTATTCTTCTTGAGAAGATCAAGCGTGCATTGCAGTTATCGAACCCGAACAATTTCCGTGAGCTTGTCAAAAAAGATTGTACCCTTGATTTACATTTATCTATTTTGAAGTATCAAGAGAAAAGCATTGAACTGACAAGAAATGAATTTCGTATTTTATACTACTTCTTTATGAACGAAGATAAAGTTATTAGCAAAGAAGAACTATTGGAAAAGCTGTGGAACGACAAATATTATTTGGACGAGAATGTATTACTGGTTAATATGACTCGTCTAAAAAAGAAAATGAAAGAAATCGGTATTGTTCATTTATTGGAAAATATACGAGGAAAGGGTTGGAAACTGTGA